The following are encoded together in the Phaseolus vulgaris cultivar G19833 chromosome 9, P. vulgaris v2.0, whole genome shotgun sequence genome:
- the LOC137822600 gene encoding ethylene-responsive transcription factor ERF016-like, producing MDMDMEKHAVCGGASDSTSEHKVYKGVRKRKWGKWVSEIRLPNSRERIWLGSYDSPEKAARAFDAALFCLRGRNANFNFPNTPCSMDTNVPLAAPQSLTPHEIQEVAAKFANEDPLLQKKPLTQESQRDAAAAASASAAADGNSSSFGAMLCKSDSVAGSSSSTTSTPTTTASSCSTTMHECDGTVLVGHGDMDWTFLKEFDYSNEVFPVGSDYDLYFELHKMHSTSGELLYSTPPPPPPPFDGYQELIDAEEDPFYHQSFLWNWNF from the coding sequence ATGGACATGGACATGGAGAAGCATGCCGTGTGTGGTGGTGCCAGTGATTCGACGAGTGAGCACAAGGTATACAAAGGGGTGAGAAAGAGAAAGTGGGGGAAATGGGTTTCTGAAATCAGACTTCCCAATAGCCGTGAACGCATATGGCTAGGGTCTTATGACTCTCCTGAAAAAGCAGCACGAGCCTTCGATGCTGCCCTTTTCTGTCTGCGTGGTCGCAATGCCAATTTCAACTTCCCCAACACTCCTTGCAGCATGGACACCAATGTGCCTCTGGCTGCTCCCCAATCTCTTACTCCACACGAGATTCAAGAGGTTGCTGCTAAGTTTGCAAACGAGGACCCATTACTACAAAAAAAACCTCTTACACAAGAATCTCAACGTgatgctgctgctgctgcttctgcttctgctgctgctgatggGAATTCTTCATCGTTTGGAGCGATGTTGTGTAAATCTGACAGCGTAGCAGGGAGTAGTTCTAGTACCACCAGCACCCCCACCACCACTGCCTCGTCATGTTCTACTACTATGCATGAATGTGATGGAACGGTGCTGGTGGGCCATGGGGACATGGATTGGACATTCTTGAAAGAGTTTGATTACTCCAACGAAGTTTTTCCCGTTGGATCCGACTATGATCTCTACTTTGAGCTACACAAGATGCACTCAACTTCAGGTGAGTTATTGTATTCCactccacctcctcctccacctCCTTTTGACGGTTACCAAGAATTGATTGATGCTGAAGAAGATCCCTTTTATCACCAATCATTCCTTTGGAATTGGAACTTTTGA